From Nitrososphaerales archaeon:
TCAAGGAGGCGCCGGCTGACAGGCTGGCCCTGGTTGAGAAGGTGGGCACGGCAGTCGCGCGCAGGATCAAGGAGCAAGTGTCCAGGCTTTGATCAGGTGCAGCGCGTTCTTCCTGGCGCAGGACGTCCGGATGGCTGAGAAGGCGTTTCACGCAGCGGGGAGGATAGACAGGTCAGCAATGGACGTGCGGATGACCGAGTGCGCTGGCCTCCGGTTGGTCACCCTTCGCCTGAAAGACGGGGACGACTTGCCGGCTGTGCATGGCTGGCTTGGAGAGGAGTCTGGGGGTGAGTACAGCATCGTCGAAGAAGAGGGCGGGGCCGTTGTGGCGCGCCGCGACGCGTTCGGGACCAGGCCTCTCTACGCTGCCAGGTCGGGAGGGTGGTTCGCGAGCGACCACAGGTTCATCAGAGACGAGCCGTTAGAGGCGCTGCGTCCAGGAGCGAGGGTTGAGGTCGGAGCGAAGAAGAAATCTTTGGAGACGCGCGGGACAGCGGCGTTCGACGGCACCTTCGAGGCTGCCGCAGGTAGGCTCGCTGGACTAATCGAGACGTCGGTGAAGGAGAGGGTCAGCGGTCACAAGCTCGTGGCTGTCGCATTCTCAGGCGGCCTAGACAGTTCGATACTCGCAGTCTGCGCCTTGAAGCACGCGAGGATAATGGCATGCTCGGCCTTTGCCCCAGGTTCTGCAGATAGCAAGGCCGCGAGTGACGCTGCGAATGCGATAGGGCTTGAACTCGTCGATTCGGCGTTGGACAGACCGACTGTGGCGAGGGAGTTGAACGCGATAGACCTGCCATTCGAACCCTCGCCGATGGACAGAGGCCTCTGGTGCATCTACTCGCTCGTAGCGCGGTCTGCAGCGGAAGCCGGCGCGGAGTTCATAATGCTCGGGCAACTGGCGGACGAACTCTTCGGCGGGTACGCGAAGTACGAGAGGGCGCTGCGTGACGACGGGGCCGGACTGGCTGCGGCCATGATGAATTCCGACGTCTCGGAGTGCGGCATGAGGGGTTTCACCCGAGACGAGGCTGCCTGCTCCAGAAGTCTCGAGCCTCGCTTTCCGTTCGCAGACAGACGCGTGGCAGAGTTCGGTATGTCGCTCCCTGTGGGGTTCAAGATCAGGGGAGGTGTGCGCAAGGCAGTGCTCCGAGAGGCGGCCACCATGCTGGGCGTGCCTGAGGAAATCATCGACAGGCCGAAGAAGGCGGCGCAGTACAGCACGGGAGTCATGAAACTACTGCCCTGACTATGCTTTTCTAGTGCCAATCAGACACGGCCAGTCATGATTCCATCACCCCAGCCGAAGGGAAAACTCGTGGGTTTCAAGCCACTCCAGGAGAGGTTCAGCTACTACGCCTTGGACGACGGGACAGTGCTTGGAGTGAAGCCTGCTGTGGTCAAGGTGTACAGGCTGCAGAACCCGGATGGCAGCCTCGTCTCCACCCCTGATGGAGCGCCTGCGTATTTCTACCAGACGCAGAACATCACGCAAGTCCTGAGCCCAGACGAGTACAAGTCGATGAAGAGCGACGACATAGGAACATGAGCCGGGGGGCATACCTGGCCTCTGAGGACTCAGCGCTTTTGCGTCGCGTCCTTCGGCTCTATTCCGGGGGCGCCTGCCTAGAAGTCGGCGCGGGAAACGGAGGCAGCCTGCTGGAGTTATCGAGGAGTTTCAGGGTGGTCGTGGGCACCGACGTTGTGCGACCAGATGCTTCGGATTGGAGAGAGGCAGGATCGAGCTACATCATGGCCGACGCAGCGGCATGCTTCAGGAGCGGATCGTTCGACCTCGTTGCGTTCAACCCTCCGTACGTCCCATCTGAGGGGATTGCAGACAGAGCAGTGGACGGGGGAAGGGAAGGGGTTGAGGTCGCGCTCCACTTCCTACGCGAGGCGATGGGGGCTGTGAAGGAAGACGGCAAGATACTGATGCTGGTATCCAGCGACAACCCCCTTCGCGTGCTGGAACAGGAATGCGATGCGAGGGGTTGCACGATGCGGAGGGTCGCGGACGCGCGTCTCTTCTACGAGACGCTCAGCGTTTACGAGGTCTCGCGGCGCGGAAAAAGTCAGAGCTAGCCGAACGGGCTCGCAAAGGGAGCGTGGTGAGGGCCCCAGCCGTTCCCGTTCTGCACCTGACTCTCCAGGACCTTCCTCTCTGCGTTCCTGAGAATCTCGCTGAGGGTCGACGGCTTGACCCCGACCGCCTTGGAGAGGGCGGTGAGACTCACCTTCCTGGGGAAGTCGAAGTAGCCCATGGATACAGCGATGGATAATATCGCCTTCTGCCTGTCTGTGAGCTCCTCCTGCTGGCTCACCTCGGAAATCTCCTTCACGATGGCCTTTCCGCCCGACTTCTCGAGTCTGCGGATTACCTCCCTAAGGTCCTCCGACCTCCTCACGAGTATCTTCCAAGTGGACGGGCTGGAGCGCGAGCTGAAGGGGCACTGCAGGCAGATAATCGAGGTGCCGACCGAGGCACTGCAGGGGAGTGGTCTGTCAACAACGACAAGCGCGAGCATCTTTGACGGGGCGACCTCGCTCTCGTAGACGTGCCTGACCCCGGCGAGCTTCTTCAGCTCGACCAGGAATTCATCTTGTTGCTTCTTCTCTCCTGTCATCTCGAAGAGCAGCGTCATGCCATTTCCGTTGAAGGTCCTGCAGAACTCGAGTTCCAGCTTGACTCCAGTCTTTAGGGCTATATCCTGGAACTTGTTCTCTTCTGGAACCTCCAGCAGTACTTGGCGAAGCATCCTAACTGGTTCGGCAAAACGGCGCGATTATAAGCTGGAGACATGATTTCCAACGGTGAGAATCACCCATTCCTAAGGCTAAGATGATGGAGCGGCTTTCCTAACAGAGTAGGGAGTCTTGTAAAAGAGAGACCAGCAACAAGACGAAACTCGCCGGAGGTGACTAATGCCAACGCCTCGAACCCCGCGCCACCATCCTTTGCATGATAGGTGAAATCCAAGAATGATAATGCTGGCGGGCCCGGAGGGATGCGATTAGTTATTTAAGCGAATCTCATGGCACGATTTGGTTTCGTTTGTTCAGTTGACCGCCGCTCGGTCGGCTGACTTCTCGCAGCGAAAAGCATCTAATGGCGTATGTGAACGAAGGGAGCGAAACTACCTGGCTAGGCGGTTATACTGTCTACCACTACAGCATAGGAGCCATAATAGAAATTGGCCGTTCCGTTGTCTCCTGACGAGCCCCCCGCACCTGGAGAGGGCACCGAGGAATAGGCATCGGGACCTCCATACGCAACAGTGTACCACGAACCCGAAGGAAAGCTTATTGTCACCGAGGGTTCGTAAACCGCATTCACAGACACCGACCCGCCTGTCTCGCTATAGACATCAATGTGGTAGTACCTAGTGAATGACGTCTGCGTACAACCAAAGCAAGGTGAATATGATACATACCAAACGCTTTCAAGTTGGGCACCAGAGCCAGCTGTGGATGTCAGCAGACCGTAAGCGGCATCAGCCTGCGAGAAGGTAACATACAAGTTCCCGAAATAGTAAGTGGCATACGGTCCATTTGGATTGAAATCAATTTCGGCCGTAGCGCTAGGAGCAGCTGGGCAACTTCCATCATTGCAGTAACTGACCGCAGAAGAGGAATAGATCAAAGCCCACCCATAGTTCAGGTTTGGATATGCGCATCGGTAGGTACTTGCGGCGCCAAATGACCAAGAAACACACGTCAGACTCGATGGGTTTGAAGCGTAATTCTGGTACGGAGGCTGAATTGTATTACTGGACGCGAAGACTGTACCAATTTGCGGCGCTATCAAGAACAGTGAGGCAACGTATGCCCATATGATCAGACCGTAGCGGGTCTCCATGTTCAAGCCACCACCTGGATAACAAAGGGAAAAGTGGTAACCGCATATCCAGGGCCGACAGTGTCTGGCTGCAACACTTGTAGCCAGAGGGACTCGTTTCCTGCTTCGGTTGCCGAAACAAACACTACTACGGGGAAGGTTACGTGATTAGGACCTTCGGTTGTCTCTGGGAACGTGGTGCCTTGGGGATAAGCTACGGTGACACCTGATGGAAGCGAAGTAGACTTTTCAGTGAGTGGAGGCGCAAGGACGTCCTGATTGGGACTAGTCACAACAATCGTGAGCGCCCCTGAAGCTTGCGAATTGACACTGAAGAATAACATCGTAGAGTGTCCAGCGACTACGATGGTTGACGAATTAACTAATTGGACTTGCGCGGCATATCCATGTTCGGCTATCGTCGTCGTAAATTGGTGAGATTGGATGCCAGTTCCGTGGCCGACGAAGGCGACGGCCCCTACGACCATCAACGTAAGAATGAGTACTGACACGAAGACAAAGGCGGCATAATTGCTGCGCTGAACGCCGGCACCAGCACGACGGATTCCGTTAGGGATGTGTGGGCCTGCAAGCCCGTATCCATAGAGCCGCCCTTGCCCGCGATTCTCCAACCGAACCTTCACGCGTTCTTATCGTGGCAAAGCAGTTATTTATGCCTTTCACATAGGACTTCGACGTGAATATCATGTGAATCCTAGCGTAATCTTGTTAAGAGGCCAGTATTGGCGGTCAAGTGCGCGGCACATAAACAATTACGCCCTCTGACAGCCGTCTCGATAATCGTCCTCACTCTCATTCGCTCGATGGAGTTCGCCCTCCGTCCCCTCTTCCGCCCCGACTAATACATTCCTCCCAGGCCTGCCGGGGTGGAACAGGCATCTTCGCTACTTGGAAAATAGGAGGGTCTGTTCCTCCCTTCAATGGTACCCATACCAGAATCTCCTCTATCTTCCAATCAGAGTTCATTCCACTCCCCCTTCTTGGCGAGCACATACCAGCTGACGCCCCCCGAGTGAGCAGAGCGAGTGAGGGCCCCGCAGGGGTGAAGGCGAAGAACGAGCGGAGGAGCAAAGAGGGGGGAGGGAGCCCCGACCGTGGGGAGGGGCGGAAGGCCGTGAGGAGCGAAGGAGCGAAGCGACCAAGCGACGGACACGGCGAGCGAAGTGAGGGGGTGAATTTGCGATGAGCGAAGTCCGAGCCTGAAGGGCGCCGGCTGGTATGGGCGAGCCTTCCTCGCTCAGAATGGAACCTTTACTATCGCCTCTCCGTCTGGAAGGGAGGCGACGTACTCGAACCCTTGGCCTATGTACGACCTGACCTCTCCTATTGGAATTATCTTCTGCCTTGAGCCGTTGTCAGCCATCATTCCCGCTAACTTCTGCCTGACCAGGCTTTGAAGCTCCTCACTGCTCATCTCGTCTAGGTTCATCTTCTCGATGTCCTCTTTCTGGAACCCTGCCACTAATAGGAACTGCTCGTTGAAGGTTCTCTTGATCTGCTCTTCGGTTGCTGACTCGGTTTTTGTCGATAGAAGGGGCTCGCACTTCTTGTAAGCCTCCCTCATCTCCTCGATCATGGTGGGCGGGAGCCTGCCCTTGTTGGTTGAGTACCTGGCATCTATGTCTCCCTTGTGCCCCATCAGGAATTGAAGGTAGGGATGGGAGATCAGTCCTTTTGACTCGGCGATGATCATTCCAGTATCGCAGTAGGCTCTTAGGACATAGGGCCTCCGTGAAAAGCCCGCCTTTACAATCGCCTCCTTGATGTCCCTCGTCACCAGTGATGTCCTCAGGAACGCGTTCTTCTTCACTCCTCTTGGGTCGAATGCTAGAAGAGGGCTCTGAGGCGTTAGCTTCTCTCCATGCTTGACCCTCTCCTCCACGTATTCCTGAATGTACGTAATTGCCTCATCTCCCACGAATGTGAAGTATTGATGTCTGGCCTTGTTTAGCGGATTCTTGATGCTGAGTATCGAGGGAACCTTACCGAAAGAGATTCCTTCGCCTGTAATCTTCGATTCTTTGAAGTCTCCGAGCCTTATTCCATCCGTGCCCGTGAAGTTACCCAAACTCTCAGGTCTCAATCCGCCCAGGGCCATCAGAGCGATGGACACTCTGCATCTGCGCGATGCCATCCTCAGAATCTTTGCAAGCTCCTCCTTGCTGGGCACTCTCTCATTCGCAATCGTGGGGGTCTCCGACCTTCCCTTGATATTCACCTTCAGCTTTACGTCAACGTTGTTGTAAGACAGCCAGGAGAGGATCACCTTCTTGAACCTCTGGATGTAGGAGCCTGCCTTTCCCTTCTTCTCCATCTCTCTTACAAAGTCCGTAAAGTCGTCCCTGAATCTCTTTGATGGGCCATCCTTGAGAATCTCCTTCGGGTCGGCATGCACCAAGTCACAATAGAGGCCGAGCGTCCTGAGGTAAACCTCAGCCGTGATGGCTGAGTTAGCGGCCAGGTTATCGTGCCATCTGCTCACGTCCTTATCGTTCAGTAGGTCGCCGTACTTCCCGTATTTGGCATGAGGTAGCTGGCAGAGGGGCGTTCTAATGAGGGATTCGCTTATGATTCTAAGCGGGCCCGGTGGGATTCGAACCCATGGTCTCTGACCTGATCTTCAGCTTCGAAGGCTGACGCCTTAATCCGTGCTAGGCTACGGGCCCGAGTTATTCCACCCGTCCGTCACTAATTAAGAGATGACCCCTGGCTATGTTCTCGGCAATCGGCTTCTCCACCAGCCCCTTGTCCGAGACTATCGATGTGATGAGTTCAGGTGGGGTGGAGTCGAACGCAGGGTTCGAGACTGGCACTCCCTTGGGCGCCACCCTCCTCCCCCGTACCTTTGTCACTTCGTCGGGGCTCCTCTCTTCAATGATTACGTCGCCGTGGTCGTGTTTCAGGTCGAAGGTGGAGTACGGGGCGGCAGGGTGGAACGGAACGCCGTGCCTGGCAGAGAGGACCGCGATTTGGTAAGTCCCTATTTTGTTGAAGACGTAGCCGTCCCTCGTGATCCTGTCGGCTCCAACGATCACCTTGTCGACTCGACCGATGTTCATCATGTGCCCGACGGCCGTGTCAGAGATCAGGGTGCAGTCGATTCCGTCCCTTGCGAGCTCGAATGCCGTTAAGCGGGCCCCCTGGAGCGCCGGCCTTGTCTCGGGAACGATGACCTTGACCAGCTTTCCCTGTTCCTTGGCAGCCCTCACAACGCCGAGCGCGGTGCCGTACCCAACGGTGGCAAGCGCACCAGCGTTGCAATGGGTGAGAACCGTGTCGCCGTCCTCGATTAGGTCCGCGCCCACCTTGCCGAGTCTTCTGTTCACCTGAACGTCCTCCTCTTCCATCTTCATCACCTCGGCCACGACGGCTTCCCTAGCCTCTCTTGCGGTGGTGGCCAAACTCGTCGAGGCGACGGCTCTCTCTATCCCCCAAAACAGGTTGACCGCGGTCGGCCTTGTGGAGCGGAGTATGGCGGCTGCGCCATCGAGCTCCTTCATCAGCTGGTCCTTGGTTGAGGCGCTGGAGTGGACCGCAGCCAGGGCGACTCCCATAGCAGCCGCGACGCCTATGGCCGGTGCACCCCGCACAACCATTCTCCGGATCGCGTCAGCGACGTCTTGGTACCTTCTGTACGACCGGTAGACCAGCCTGCGCGGCAGCATGGTCTGGTCAATCATCTTCACAGACGTGCCAGCCCACGTCACGGTCCTGAGCGTGAAGAAGTCTTCCAACGGAAGGGCTGGACCTGCTCATTACTCAAAAGCGTTTCCAGCGCCCTGGCCCCCTGTGTGCTAGCCAGCCACCCGCTAAAGGTTAATACCGTAACTGGGCTGGCGGGCAAAGAGGAAGATGGAAAAGTCAGAGCAGGAGGAACAAACCCCACCGATTTCGGCCGAGGTGAAGGAAGGACGCATCATCGTCCCCGACCCCGGCAGGATTGGGGAGTTGGAGGAGTCGGGGTACGGCTCGAGAGAGGGAAAGAGCCTCGGGCTCAGGGACTACGAGGCTCTCTACCTGTTGCACACCAAGAAGCTTGACCTCAAGCGACACGGGGGCAAATCAGTCAGCTTCGAGGAGCTCGCGGAGGAGACGCAGAGGAGGGCTCGCGACTCCTGGACCAAGTTCATCATCTACCGGGACCTGAGGAGCAGGGGGTACATTGTGAGAGAGGGCTTCGGGTTCGGGACAGACCTCAGGGTCTACGAGAGAGGGGACTACCCGAAGAAGGCGGCAAAGTACGTAGTCTTCGCCCTTGACGAAGGGATAGAGAGGAGGGTCGACGACCTCCAGACGTCAGTGAAGGAGATGGCTAAGATGGGCAAGGAGGCGATCATAGCCGTCATAGAGAGGAGGGGCGAGGTCATCTACTACAAAGTTAGCAGGGCAAGATTCCAAGTGGAAACTTGAGCCTGAGAACCGGCATAGAGATACTGCGTCCCGTCAACTGCGCGATGATAGGCTTCGCTGTAATCGTGGGAGAGTTCGTCTCGAGGCCTCCCGGGATACCCCTCCTGCAAACTGCGCTGGGCTTCATGACCGGGTTCTTCCTCTGCGCGTACTCCATGGTCGTGAACGACGTCTATGACGTGGAGGTCGACAAAGTGAACAGGCCTGAGCGACCGATCCCAAGCGGGAGGATCACAGAACAGGGCGCCTCGCGGCTCTCCATCGTCGCCCTCCTCCTCGGAATCGCTTCCTCGGTGCTCGGCCTGAACCCGGTGGCCGTGGGGATTGCACTGCTCTACGCTCTCGTCTCCTGGCTGTACAACTCAAGGGCGAAGAAGGCGGGGTTCTCGGGGAACGTGATGGTCGCCTCCTCCCTCGCGATACCATTCATCTACGGCGGGGTCATCTCGGGTGGCAGCGTCTTCAACTCCCTCCTGCTGATGATGGCGTTCACGTCGTTCTTCTCAGGCGTCGGGCGCGAAGTTGTGAAAGCCATGGCGGACATTGAAGGCGACGCGAAGCGCGGAATCAGCTCAGTTGCCTGGAGGCGGGGCTCCAAGACCGCGGCCGCCGTTGGGGCCGCCTTCTTCTTGCTCGCCGTCCTCACGAGCTGGCTGCCTCTGGTTCTCGGCCTCGCGAACGGGATCTATACCTTCGGGGTGATCGTGCCCGACCTCGTGTTCGTCTACCTCGCTGCGTCCATACTGAGGGACTGGCAGCCGAAGAACGCTCACAGAGTGAAGAACACGGCGCTGCTCGGGATGCTGGCGGGGCTCTTCGTTTTCATAGGTGGCGCGGTCTGACTTGCTGACAGAGAGGCGCAGGCCGAAGCGGTTGGAGGACATGGTCGGGAACGAGGATGCCAGGACGAAGCTAGCAGCGTGGCTGACGAAATGGAAAGCAGGTTCCAAGGCAGCGCTCCTGGTGGGTCCCCCAGGCACAGGGAAGACGACGCTCGTCCACCTGCTCTCGGAGAAGCACGGGCTCAACCTCGTCGAGTTGAATGCCAGCGACTCGAGGACGAAGCAGAAGCTCTCGCGGAAGCTAGGCGAAATCCTCACCAGCACCAACCTCTTCGGTGAGAGGACGCTCATCTTCTTGGACGAGGTGGACGGTCTGGCCGGCAGAGCCGACTACGGGGCAGTCGAGTTCATCAGGGGCTCGGTCCGCGCAAGCGAGAACCCGATCGTAATGGCGGCCAACAACCCGGACGCGGACGAGGTGAAGAAGCTCGCCAGCGTCGCAACTC
This genomic window contains:
- a CDS encoding geranylgeranylglycerol-phosphate geranylgeranyltransferase, giving the protein MSLRTGIEILRPVNCAMIGFAVIVGEFVSRPPGIPLLQTALGFMTGFFLCAYSMVVNDVYDVEVDKVNRPERPIPSGRITEQGASRLSIVALLLGIASSVLGLNPVAVGIALLYALVSWLYNSRAKKAGFSGNVMVASSLAIPFIYGGVISGGSVFNSLLLMMAFTSFFSGVGREVVKAMADIEGDAKRGISSVAWRRGSKTAAAVGAAFFLLAVLTSWLPLVLGLANGIYTFGVIVPDLVFVYLAASILRDWQPKNAHRVKNTALLGMLAGLFVFIGGAV
- the mtnA gene encoding S-methyl-5-thioribose-1-phosphate isomerase, which encodes MEDFFTLRTVTWAGTSVKMIDQTMLPRRLVYRSYRRYQDVADAIRRMVVRGAPAIGVAAAMGVALAAVHSSASTKDQLMKELDGAAAILRSTRPTAVNLFWGIERAVASTSLATTAREAREAVVAEVMKMEEEDVQVNRRLGKVGADLIEDGDTVLTHCNAGALATVGYGTALGVVRAAKEQGKLVKVIVPETRPALQGARLTAFELARDGIDCTLISDTAVGHMMNIGRVDKVIVGADRITRDGYVFNKIGTYQIAVLSARHGVPFHPAAPYSTFDLKHDHGDVIIEERSPDEVTKVRGRRVAPKGVPVSNPAFDSTPPELITSIVSDKGLVEKPIAENIARGHLLISDGRVE
- the endA gene encoding tRNA-intron lyase, which gives rise to MEKSEQEEQTPPISAEVKEGRIIVPDPGRIGELEESGYGSREGKSLGLRDYEALYLLHTKKLDLKRHGGKSVSFEELAEETQRRARDSWTKFIIYRDLRSRGYIVREGFGFGTDLRVYERGDYPKKAAKYVVFALDEGIERRVDDLQTSVKEMAKMGKEAIIAVIERRGEVIYYKVSRARFQVET
- a CDS encoding helix-turn-helix domain-containing protein, coding for MLRQVLLEVPEENKFQDIALKTGVKLELEFCRTFNGNGMTLLFEMTGEKKQQDEFLVELKKLAGVRHVYESEVAPSKMLALVVVDRPLPCSASVGTSIICLQCPFSSRSSPSTWKILVRRSEDLREVIRRLEKSGGKAIVKEISEVSQQEELTDRQKAILSIAVSMGYFDFPRKVSLTALSKAVGVKPSTLSEILRNAERKVLESQVQNGNGWGPHHAPFASPFG
- a CDS encoding asparagine synthase-related protein, which encodes MIRCSAFFLAQDVRMAEKAFHAAGRIDRSAMDVRMTECAGLRLVTLRLKDGDDLPAVHGWLGEESGGEYSIVEEEGGAVVARRDAFGTRPLYAARSGGWFASDHRFIRDEPLEALRPGARVEVGAKKKSLETRGTAAFDGTFEAAAGRLAGLIETSVKERVSGHKLVAVAFSGGLDSSILAVCALKHARIMACSAFAPGSADSKAASDAANAIGLELVDSALDRPTVARELNAIDLPFEPSPMDRGLWCIYSLVARSAAEAGAEFIMLGQLADELFGGYAKYERALRDDGAGLAAAMMNSDVSECGMRGFTRDEAACSRSLEPRFPFADRRVAEFGMSLPVGFKIRGGVRKAVLREAATMLGVPEEIIDRPKKAAQYSTGVMKLLP